A genomic segment from Thermotoga neapolitana DSM 4359 encodes:
- a CDS encoding ABC transporter permease — MQVERSRAKISWYQRISRYQSIFILLGLIVLFSFLSNRFLTLENFWIILRQTAVNLCIAVGMTFVILTGGIDLSVGSILGFSGAVTAKLLKYGLILSAFGVVLKFNPLGASIIGVLAGFAIGLFNGFIITRFNIPPFVATLGTMTAVRGFIMLLTKGHPITRLGDSFDFIGSGWFLGIPMPVWIAAIATGVGIFILRKTQFGRYVYAVGGNEKAAVLSGVNSKLTKLWVYAISGILSAVAGLIVTARLDSAQPNAGLMYELDAIAATVIGGASLSGGKGTLIGTVVGALIIGVLNDGLVLVGVSPFWQQVAKGFIIIAAVIAEKLGRGEKE; from the coding sequence ATGCAGGTCGAGAGATCCAGAGCGAAGATTTCGTGGTATCAAAGGATATCTCGCTATCAGTCGATTTTCATACTTCTTGGTCTTATCGTCTTGTTCAGTTTTCTGTCCAATCGATTTCTCACTCTTGAAAATTTCTGGATCATTCTCAGACAAACAGCTGTTAACCTCTGTATAGCTGTGGGTATGACGTTTGTCATTCTCACGGGAGGAATAGATCTATCTGTTGGTTCTATCCTTGGATTCTCGGGGGCTGTAACCGCAAAACTTTTGAAGTATGGTCTGATACTAAGTGCGTTTGGTGTCGTGCTCAAGTTCAATCCTCTTGGTGCATCAATAATTGGAGTCTTGGCTGGTTTTGCAATAGGATTGTTCAATGGGTTTATTATCACAAGATTCAATATTCCCCCATTTGTGGCCACACTGGGAACAATGACAGCAGTTAGAGGATTCATCATGCTTCTGACTAAAGGACATCCTATAACGCGATTGGGTGATAGTTTTGACTTCATAGGTTCTGGGTGGTTTTTAGGGATTCCAATGCCAGTCTGGATAGCCGCTATAGCCACAGGAGTAGGCATTTTTATTCTCAGAAAAACTCAGTTTGGAAGATATGTATATGCTGTTGGAGGTAATGAAAAAGCAGCAGTTCTCTCTGGTGTGAATTCAAAACTGACGAAACTCTGGGTGTACGCGATATCGGGTATCCTCTCGGCTGTTGCAGGTCTAATAGTTACCGCCCGTTTAGATTCAGCCCAGCCAAATGCTGGTTTGATGTACGAGCTAGATGCAATAGCCGCAACAGTTATTGGAGGAGCCTCTCTTTCAGGTGGAAAAGGAACTCTCATAGGAACTGTTGTAGGTGCATTGATAATTGGTGTTTTGAACGATGGGTTGGTACTCGTTGGTGTTTCTCCTTTCTGGCAACAGGTTGCAAAGGGATTCATAATAATAGCTGCTGTGATAGCAGAAAAACTCGGTAGAGGGGAAAAGGAGTGA
- a CDS encoding transketolase gives MGALTRHEVLELKRKAIEIRKMILDMIYKAKSGHTGGSLSSVEILVTLFYKILRVKPEDPNWEDRDRFILSKGHSVEAYYAVLADKGFFPKEELETYCKYGSRLTGHPTRKVPGVEVNTGALGHGLAIGVGMALAGKMDGKDYKVYVLMGDGELDEGSVWEAAQVASHYSLDNLIGIVDRNRLQISGHTEEVLKLEPLSKRWEAFGWNVLEVDGHDFESLYKTFVSIPRETGKPHLIIANTIKGKGISFIEGRVEWHHKVPSDEEYRKAIEELEEQLKTLEEGDMV, from the coding sequence GTGGGTGCATTGACCAGACACGAGGTTCTTGAACTGAAAAGAAAAGCTATCGAAATAAGAAAGATGATTCTCGATATGATCTACAAGGCAAAGTCAGGGCATACCGGCGGTTCCTTATCGAGCGTGGAAATCCTGGTAACACTCTTTTACAAAATTCTCAGAGTGAAACCGGAAGATCCGAACTGGGAAGACAGAGACAGGTTTATTCTGAGCAAGGGTCACAGCGTTGAAGCATATTACGCAGTCTTAGCTGATAAAGGATTTTTCCCGAAAGAAGAACTCGAGACGTACTGCAAGTACGGTTCTAGGCTCACAGGACATCCCACCAGAAAAGTCCCAGGGGTTGAGGTGAACACCGGTGCGCTTGGTCATGGTCTTGCCATCGGGGTTGGTATGGCTTTAGCAGGAAAAATGGATGGTAAAGACTACAAGGTTTACGTTTTGATGGGAGACGGGGAGCTGGATGAAGGAAGCGTCTGGGAAGCAGCACAGGTGGCGTCCCACTATAGTCTTGATAATTTGATAGGCATAGTTGATAGGAATCGTCTTCAGATATCTGGCCACACAGAAGAAGTCTTGAAACTGGAACCACTCTCAAAAAGATGGGAAGCATTTGGCTGGAACGTGCTGGAAGTTGATGGTCACGATTTTGAGTCACTTTACAAAACGTTTGTCTCCATACCTAGAGAAACTGGGAAACCACATTTGATAATCGCAAACACGATAAAAGGAAAAGGAATCTCCTTCATTGAAGGAAGAGTAGAATGGCACCACAAGGTTCCAAGTGATGAAGAATACAGGAAAGCCATCGAAGAGTTAGAAGAACAGCTGAAAACGCTAGAAGAAGGTGATATGGTATGA
- a CDS encoding transketolase family protein translates to MKVALRKTIGERLLELAKQDEKIVVVTSDARGSAAIADFFKVFPERSIEVGIAEQTAAGVAAGLALCGKKAWVFGPACFYSARNLEQIKNDIAYSDANVKIVAVSGGVSYGPLGSTHHALHDVAVMRAIPNLKVLLPSDAVLAAAILEQLLKDEKPVYMRTGRNPVPVIYSRDEKFEVGRAITLKEGNDITIIATGEVVWRALEAAKILEKEGISARVIDMFTVKPLDEEAVFRAARETGRIVTVEEHSIFGGLGGAVAEFLSQNLPTPMKILGIPDEYPVTGTQDEVLKHYGLAPEGIAKTVLEWFKEGN, encoded by the coding sequence ATGAAAGTTGCTCTCAGAAAGACAATAGGTGAAAGATTGCTAGAACTTGCGAAGCAGGATGAAAAGATCGTGGTTGTAACCTCTGATGCACGGGGATCCGCGGCCATTGCGGACTTTTTCAAAGTATTTCCAGAAAGATCAATAGAAGTCGGAATAGCTGAGCAGACAGCAGCTGGAGTAGCCGCCGGTCTTGCCCTCTGCGGAAAGAAGGCCTGGGTCTTTGGACCTGCATGCTTCTATTCCGCAAGAAATTTAGAGCAGATAAAAAACGACATTGCCTACTCGGATGCCAATGTGAAAATCGTGGCAGTCAGTGGAGGGGTCAGCTATGGCCCTCTGGGAAGTACACACCATGCTCTCCACGACGTAGCTGTTATGAGAGCCATTCCCAACCTGAAAGTATTGCTTCCCAGTGATGCTGTTCTTGCAGCTGCCATCTTGGAACAGTTACTGAAAGATGAGAAACCCGTATACATGAGAACGGGAAGGAATCCGGTACCTGTGATCTATTCACGAGACGAAAAATTCGAGGTAGGAAGAGCAATAACATTGAAAGAGGGCAATGATATCACAATAATAGCAACAGGAGAAGTCGTGTGGAGAGCTTTGGAAGCGGCAAAGATTCTTGAAAAGGAAGGAATAAGTGCAAGGGTGATTGATATGTTTACCGTTAAACCCCTGGATGAAGAAGCAGTTTTCAGAGCTGCTCGAGAAACAGGAAGAATAGTAACCGTTGAGGAACATAGCATTTTTGGAGGTCTCGGTGGAGCGGTTGCAGAATTCCTTTCTCAAAATTTACCTACTCCTATGAAAATCCTTGGGATACCCGATGAGTATCCGGTTACAGGAACGCAGGATGAAGTTTTAAAACACTACGGCCTTGCGCCAGAGGGGATTGCAAAAACTGTCTTAGAGTGGTTCAAGGAGGGAAATTAG
- the glpK gene encoding glycerol kinase GlpK: protein MYVLAIDQSTSGTKAIIFDEKGGIVHRVTVYHKQYYPKPGWVEHDPEEIFRNTLDACRKVIEESGIKPLEIEALAITNQRETTILWEKKSGKPVYNAVVWQCQRGASLCEEIKKRGLEGKIKEKTGLVVDPYFSASKIRWILDNVEGVKNKAKQGEIAFGTVDSWLIWKLTKGEVHATDFSNASRTLLLNIHELRWDEEVLEIFEIPPEILPELKSSDSVFGYTDLGFLPKKIPIVGVMGDSSAALFGQGGFYSGDIKVTYGTGSSTMLNIGEKPNVSDSPIVCSVGWVVKETSSYVLEGNIHSAGDTIVWLKEKLGIISDPSETEKIALSLENNGGVYLVPAFVGLGAPYWRSDVKAAILGLQRNHGKEHVVRAALESIAYQVRDIFEEMVRISSKEPTEVRADGGITRNRFLMQFQADILNIPVLVSNIEEVSARGVAFVALLHLGAFSDLEEIRQKITYREKYEPRMGDELREMYYEGWKTAIRKLLTE from the coding sequence ATGTACGTTCTCGCAATAGATCAGAGTACCTCTGGTACGAAAGCTATTATATTCGATGAGAAAGGAGGAATTGTTCACAGGGTAACGGTGTACCACAAACAGTACTATCCAAAACCAGGCTGGGTAGAACACGATCCTGAGGAGATCTTTCGAAACACCTTAGATGCATGCAGAAAAGTCATTGAAGAATCGGGTATAAAACCGCTCGAGATAGAAGCTCTAGCTATTACGAACCAAAGAGAAACAACCATCTTGTGGGAGAAGAAATCAGGGAAACCAGTCTACAACGCTGTGGTCTGGCAGTGTCAGAGAGGGGCTTCTCTCTGTGAAGAGATAAAGAAAAGGGGATTGGAAGGGAAGATAAAAGAAAAAACAGGACTCGTAGTTGATCCTTATTTCTCTGCCAGTAAAATCAGGTGGATTCTGGACAATGTGGAAGGCGTAAAAAACAAGGCAAAGCAAGGAGAAATTGCTTTTGGAACAGTGGACAGCTGGCTGATCTGGAAATTGACTAAAGGGGAAGTTCATGCAACAGACTTTTCAAATGCGAGCCGCACACTTCTTCTCAACATTCATGAACTGAGATGGGATGAAGAAGTACTGGAGATCTTTGAAATTCCACCTGAAATCCTCCCTGAACTGAAAAGTTCAGATTCTGTCTTCGGTTACACCGATTTGGGATTTTTACCGAAAAAAATTCCCATAGTCGGTGTCATGGGAGATTCTTCTGCCGCTCTCTTTGGACAGGGAGGATTCTATTCAGGGGATATAAAGGTTACCTACGGTACAGGGAGTTCCACCATGTTGAACATAGGGGAAAAACCAAATGTATCAGATTCGCCCATTGTGTGCTCTGTTGGATGGGTCGTAAAAGAGACTTCCAGTTATGTACTCGAGGGTAACATTCATTCAGCAGGTGACACAATTGTTTGGTTAAAGGAAAAACTCGGAATCATAAGCGATCCCTCTGAAACAGAAAAAATAGCACTCTCTCTTGAAAACAACGGAGGGGTTTATTTGGTTCCTGCCTTCGTTGGGCTTGGGGCCCCGTACTGGCGAAGTGATGTGAAAGCGGCTATTCTGGGGCTTCAAAGGAATCATGGAAAAGAACATGTTGTTCGAGCGGCTTTGGAGTCCATAGCCTATCAAGTGAGAGATATCTTCGAGGAGATGGTCAGAATATCCAGTAAGGAACCCACCGAGGTCAGGGCAGATGGAGGAATCACAAGAAACAGATTTCTTATGCAGTTTCAGGCGGATATTCTGAACATACCAGTTTTAGTAAGCAACATAGAGGAAGTATCAGCGAGAGGAGTAGCTTTTGTTGCTTTGCTTCATCTCGGAGCGTTCAGCGATCTTGAAGAGATAAGGCAAAAGATAACTTACAGGGAAAAATACGAACCCCGGATGGGTGATGAATTACGGGAAATGTACTATGAAGGGTGGAAAACTGCTATCAGAAAACTACTCACCGAGTGA
- a CDS encoding L-fucose/L-arabinose isomerase family protein has translation MEKMTFGLIVGNREFFPDRLVEEGRERVIKVLEGMGYRVVTLSPSDTKLGAVETAKDAKKCAELFKEKAGEIDGIIVTLPNFGDEKGVAQAIRLSGLNVPVLVHAFPDDPEKLDLQNRRDSFCGKISVSNNLKQYGIEFSLTTLHTEDPESEVFKRDIEKFAAVCRIVKGMRNIKVGAIGARPSAFNTVRFSEKILERMSISVETVDLSEILHRVSNLKDDDERVRRKLEEIKKNYRLQIVPEEKILLMAKFGSVIDEWIEENDIKALAIQCWTSLEWNLGITPCTIMSLLNEKGKPAACEVDITGALSMYVLQLASGQPSAIVDWNNNYRDENETILFHCGNFPASIYEEKPEIKYADVIGTTVGKERAYGACAGKIKTSPFTFLRLTTDDNEGKVKAYVGEGQILDENPKTFGSRGVARIEKLQELMKYICENGFEHHVAINLSRVADAVKEALEKYLGIVVHKHNAEV, from the coding sequence ATGGAAAAGATGACCTTTGGTTTGATCGTCGGAAACAGGGAATTTTTCCCCGACAGACTGGTAGAAGAAGGAAGAGAAAGGGTAATAAAAGTTTTAGAAGGCATGGGATACAGGGTGGTAACCCTTTCACCCTCTGATACGAAACTCGGAGCTGTGGAAACAGCTAAAGACGCTAAAAAGTGTGCGGAACTTTTTAAGGAAAAAGCCGGGGAAATAGACGGGATTATTGTTACTCTTCCAAATTTTGGTGATGAGAAAGGAGTAGCTCAGGCAATCAGATTGAGTGGTTTGAATGTTCCTGTGCTGGTCCATGCGTTTCCAGATGATCCGGAGAAGCTCGACCTTCAGAATAGAAGGGATTCTTTCTGTGGAAAAATATCTGTAAGCAACAACCTGAAGCAATATGGGATAGAGTTCTCCTTGACGACACTTCATACAGAGGATCCAGAAAGTGAAGTATTTAAACGGGACATAGAGAAGTTTGCTGCCGTGTGCAGAATCGTTAAGGGAATGAGAAACATAAAAGTTGGAGCAATAGGAGCGAGACCCAGTGCCTTCAACACGGTGAGATTCTCTGAGAAGATCCTTGAAAGAATGAGCATTTCTGTTGAAACGGTAGACCTCTCGGAGATTCTTCACAGAGTTTCTAATCTCAAAGATGACGACGAGAGAGTAAGGAGAAAACTTGAGGAGATAAAGAAAAATTACAGGTTACAGATTGTACCGGAAGAGAAAATTCTCTTGATGGCAAAGTTTGGATCCGTCATTGACGAATGGATTGAGGAAAACGATATAAAAGCTCTTGCAATTCAATGTTGGACCTCTCTTGAATGGAATTTGGGAATAACTCCGTGTACCATCATGAGCCTTCTCAACGAAAAAGGAAAACCTGCCGCCTGCGAGGTTGATATCACCGGTGCTCTCTCTATGTATGTACTCCAGTTAGCTTCTGGACAGCCATCTGCAATAGTTGACTGGAACAATAACTACAGAGATGAAAACGAAACAATTCTCTTCCACTGTGGAAATTTCCCGGCTTCTATCTATGAAGAAAAACCTGAAATCAAATATGCAGATGTAATAGGAACAACTGTGGGTAAAGAAAGGGCCTATGGAGCTTGTGCAGGGAAGATAAAGACCTCACCGTTCACTTTTCTGAGGCTCACTACAGATGATAACGAAGGAAAAGTGAAAGCATATGTGGGAGAAGGGCAGATACTGGATGAAAATCCAAAGACCTTTGGAAGCAGGGGCGTGGCAAGAATTGAGAAGCTCCAGGAACTCATGAAATACATCTGTGAAAACGGATTTGAACACCATGTAGCGATAAATCTCTCGAGAGTGGCAGATGCTGTGAAAGAAGCTTTGGAAAAATATCTTGGGATAGTAGTTCATAAACATAACGCTGAAGTTTAG
- a CDS encoding DUF5605 domain-containing protein, translating into MTQNNVEKWGTYEITLKGKAEGNPFTDVEIKAVFTSEAGDSFEVEGFYDGEDTFKIRFMPNRTGLWKYEVRSDIKDLDGMKGEFLCVDPSEGNHGPVRVCNTYHFCYEDGTPYHPFGTTLYAWVHQREELIQQTLESLRNSPFNKVRMCVFPKYYAYNREEPPMLPMSWREEDGRYQVEFNVKFFQHFERLVKELMDMGIEADVILFHPYDKWGFCSMPEEVDKAYLRYLIARISSYRNVWWSMANEYDLIKPQKDWDGYFHFIVEKDPYNHLRSVHQCFKFYDHTKPWITHASIQWQGSLRSWSGEPEIDIGINLIPKWREMYKKPVIIDECGYEGNIEYGWGNLPPQEMMNRFWEGVTSGGYVTHGETYYSEDEVLWWSKGGRLKGESPKRIAFLRTIIEEAPPFLKPIKLDPMMDWDVHCIGKEGEYYLIYFDINRPVKRTLKLPEGKYRVDLVDCWETEIHSLGIFQGQVVIRLPGKSYVALRIQKMENNDDWIILREDAKL; encoded by the coding sequence ATGACTCAAAACAATGTTGAAAAATGGGGAACATACGAAATAACACTCAAAGGGAAAGCGGAGGGGAATCCTTTTACAGACGTAGAAATCAAAGCAGTGTTTACAAGCGAAGCTGGTGACAGTTTTGAAGTGGAAGGCTTTTATGATGGGGAAGATACCTTCAAGATCAGGTTCATGCCGAACAGGACTGGTTTGTGGAAGTACGAGGTAAGAAGCGACATCAAAGATCTTGACGGTATGAAAGGAGAGTTTCTGTGTGTTGACCCTTCTGAAGGGAATCATGGACCTGTTCGAGTGTGCAACACTTATCATTTCTGCTATGAAGATGGGACACCTTACCATCCGTTTGGGACAACACTCTATGCGTGGGTACACCAGAGAGAAGAACTCATTCAGCAGACACTCGAATCACTCAGGAACTCTCCATTCAACAAAGTCAGGATGTGTGTGTTTCCGAAGTACTACGCTTACAATAGAGAAGAACCTCCTATGCTTCCTATGAGCTGGAGAGAGGAAGACGGGAGATATCAGGTAGAGTTCAATGTGAAGTTTTTCCAGCACTTTGAGAGGTTAGTGAAGGAACTTATGGACATGGGGATAGAAGCGGACGTGATACTGTTCCATCCGTATGACAAATGGGGATTTTGCAGCATGCCGGAAGAAGTGGACAAAGCGTACTTGAGGTATCTGATAGCGAGAATTTCTTCTTACAGAAATGTGTGGTGGTCAATGGCGAACGAATACGACCTTATCAAACCACAAAAAGACTGGGATGGATACTTTCATTTCATAGTGGAGAAAGACCCTTATAACCATCTAAGATCAGTGCATCAGTGTTTCAAGTTTTATGATCACACAAAACCCTGGATAACACACGCCAGCATTCAGTGGCAGGGGTCACTGAGATCGTGGAGCGGAGAACCTGAGATAGATATAGGCATAAATTTAATACCAAAATGGCGCGAGATGTACAAAAAACCAGTTATCATCGATGAATGTGGCTACGAAGGGAACATTGAGTACGGATGGGGTAATCTGCCACCACAGGAGATGATGAATCGCTTTTGGGAAGGTGTTACCTCTGGAGGTTATGTGACACATGGAGAAACTTATTACTCTGAAGACGAAGTCCTCTGGTGGTCAAAAGGCGGAAGATTGAAAGGTGAAAGTCCAAAAAGAATCGCATTCCTGAGAACGATTATAGAAGAAGCTCCACCGTTTCTTAAACCTATCAAGCTTGATCCTATGATGGACTGGGACGTTCATTGCATTGGTAAAGAAGGAGAATATTACCTGATCTACTTTGATATCAACAGACCAGTGAAAAGAACCTTAAAGCTTCCAGAAGGTAAGTACAGAGTAGATTTAGTTGACTGCTGGGAAACAGAGATACATAGTCTGGGGATCTTCCAGGGACAAGTTGTGATAAGGTTGCCGGGGAAATCGTATGTCGCTTTAAGAATTCAAAAAATGGAGAATAACGACGATTGGATAATTCTCCGAGAAGATGCTAAATTATAA
- a CDS encoding LacI family DNA-binding transcriptional regulator gives MKRRPTINDVAKLAGVSISTVSRYLKDPSQVSEKLGERIREAIKKLGYKPNKIAQGLRTGDSKMIGFIVPDITNPAFLTIVKGAEDFLRKKGYSFIIGGTDHKSKDEVVILESFIFHNVDGVIVTCTGYENKALKELIERYHLKLVFVDRRYPGIDAPYIGVDNFGGVARMVDYLVETGHRSFAYLCGDMTSTAKERLEGFLDRMKKYKIKDYQVLYGEFTFESGYKLTKRLSKIPDAIIAGNDLMAFGVIEALKERGLVVPEDVSVTGFDDMFFSKYYKPSLTTVRQDLYEMGKQAGKVLFALISGKKIRKKEYILPTEIVIRDSVKERRA, from the coding sequence ATGAAAAGGCGCCCTACAATAAATGATGTGGCGAAATTAGCTGGTGTTTCGATTTCAACTGTTTCCAGATATTTGAAAGATCCCTCGCAGGTCAGTGAAAAGTTAGGAGAGAGAATAAGAGAAGCCATAAAGAAACTGGGATACAAACCCAACAAGATAGCCCAGGGGTTGAGAACTGGTGATTCCAAAATGATAGGCTTCATCGTACCTGATATAACGAATCCCGCTTTTCTTACTATAGTTAAGGGAGCAGAGGATTTTCTGAGAAAAAAAGGTTATTCATTTATCATAGGAGGAACCGATCATAAATCGAAAGATGAAGTAGTGATTCTCGAATCTTTCATATTCCACAACGTAGACGGTGTTATAGTAACATGTACAGGCTACGAAAACAAAGCTCTAAAAGAACTTATAGAGAGATATCACCTCAAGTTGGTTTTCGTGGATAGAAGGTATCCCGGCATCGATGCTCCCTATATTGGTGTTGATAATTTTGGAGGAGTTGCCAGGATGGTTGATTATTTGGTCGAAACAGGTCATAGGTCATTTGCCTACCTTTGTGGAGATATGACCTCAACTGCGAAAGAACGTCTGGAAGGTTTTCTCGATCGTATGAAAAAGTACAAGATAAAGGATTACCAGGTTCTGTACGGAGAATTCACGTTTGAGAGTGGTTATAAACTCACCAAAAGATTGTCAAAAATACCGGACGCAATAATAGCTGGAAACGATCTTATGGCCTTTGGTGTGATAGAAGCTCTGAAAGAGAGAGGATTGGTAGTTCCAGAGGACGTCAGTGTAACAGGCTTCGACGATATGTTTTTCAGCAAATACTATAAACCTTCTCTAACTACTGTTCGTCAGGATCTTTATGAAATGGGAAAACAAGCCGGGAAAGTTCTGTTTGCACTTATTTCTGGAAAGAAGATAAGAAAAAAAGAGTACATACTTCCAACGGAAATCGTTATAAGAGATTCTGTGAAAGAAAGAAGAGCATAA
- a CDS encoding radical SAM protein yields MAFNPVQRAMEMESLVMKGERRKYYRFRYSLYYGGIVTADTVGCKFLCAYCWNYFRNLRPKRAGDFLSPEEVAERLLEISKKRKCDLFRISGAEPILGRRSAEHVRKVIELVNNTFILETNGLMFGFDPSLVDLFVNLNVLIRVSVKGWDEESFEKITGASGEYFRYQLKALEHLHGKVHFWVAVVYDLFREKGLKELEKRLPIPCRIEKEYLEMYP; encoded by the coding sequence ATGGCCTTCAATCCGGTACAAAGAGCCATGGAGATGGAATCGCTTGTCATGAAGGGTGAAAGGCGAAAATACTATAGATTCAGATACTCTCTTTACTACGGGGGAATCGTTACAGCGGATACTGTAGGATGTAAGTTTCTCTGTGCCTACTGCTGGAACTACTTCAGAAACCTCAGGCCCAAGCGTGCAGGGGATTTTCTCTCACCAGAGGAAGTAGCAGAAAGGCTTCTTGAGATCTCAAAGAAAAGAAAGTGTGATCTTTTCAGGATCAGCGGGGCAGAACCGATCCTTGGGAGAAGATCCGCCGAACACGTGAGAAAAGTTATAGAACTTGTGAACAACACCTTCATTCTGGAGACGAATGGTCTGATGTTTGGGTTCGATCCTTCTCTTGTGGATCTTTTTGTGAATCTCAACGTTTTAATCAGAGTGAGTGTGAAAGGCTGGGATGAAGAAAGTTTTGAGAAAATCACAGGAGCAAGCGGTGAGTACTTCCGCTACCAGCTGAAAGCACTGGAGCATCTCCACGGAAAGGTCCATTTCTGGGTCGCTGTTGTCTACGATCTTTTCAGAGAAAAAGGACTGAAAGAGCTTGAAAAAAGACTCCCCATTCCGTGCAGGATAGAGAAGGAGTATCTGGAAATGTATCCGTAG
- a CDS encoding DUF429 domain-containing protein yields the protein MYTMITAGVDGTRRGWVYSIVEGDRVLEIGFMEHFMFLDFPTLVDIPIGLPKKGERECDRLTRRILSKRAASVFTVPCRVAVYRESYEDALRVNRECQGKGFPVQFWHIVEKVREVDVFLRSYPDLSDQIRESHPELCFLRISSKMMKSKHTREGLNQRIEILREHLVFDVENLQRICREYRIHIHDVLDSLVLALAQQFPLERIPEDPPLDEHGLPMQIIAPARTQRSPNPE from the coding sequence ATGTACACGATGATCACAGCCGGTGTGGATGGTACGAGGAGAGGATGGGTGTATTCGATAGTGGAGGGAGACAGGGTTCTCGAGATAGGATTCATGGAACACTTCATGTTCCTGGACTTTCCCACACTCGTTGATATTCCCATCGGTCTCCCGAAAAAAGGCGAGAGAGAGTGCGACAGACTCACCAGAAGGATCCTTTCAAAGAGAGCTGCAAGTGTCTTTACGGTCCCGTGCAGAGTGGCCGTTTATCGAGAAAGCTACGAGGATGCACTGAGAGTCAACAGAGAGTGCCAGGGGAAAGGATTTCCTGTTCAGTTCTGGCACATAGTGGAGAAAGTGAGAGAGGTTGACGTTTTTCTCAGAAGCTATCCAGATCTTTCCGATCAGATCAGAGAATCCCATCCCGAGCTGTGTTTTCTGAGGATATCAAGCAAAATGATGAAATCGAAACACACCAGAGAGGGTTTGAACCAGAGAATCGAGATCTTGAGAGAACATCTGGTCTTCGATGTGGAAAATCTGCAGAGAATTTGCAGAGAGTACAGAATACATATCCACGATGTGCTCGATTCACTCGTTCTTGCACTGGCTCAGCAATTTCCTCTTGAGAGGATACCGGAAGATCCCCCACTGGATGAACACGGCCTTCCCATGCAGATCATTGCACCAGCAAGGACACAGCGTTCGCCGAACCCTGAGTGA
- a CDS encoding LVIVD repeat-containing protein — MKAIFPVILALLFLSGCFQMIPALPQEKVYALVATGEGLEVFDVTATPVSISFVSLANSALDVEVSGQYAFLADGQSGIHVLDVSDPENPVQLNQLNTHYAYGVDLSGDYLYVADWTNGLLVYNVTDPSSPVLVARLEEADWAEKVHISGNRAYVACYNEGLKVVDVSNPANPVFLERVNFGTVRSVFVSDERIYAVVYGEGVSIIDANDLSQILGTYESQTPYDVIVSDSVLYLADYAFGVQTIDVSDPGNPFVLDHIPTSGGKAQSLWLYEGFLYIADFNGYLTVVDVSDPSHMNEVFNVLTQGSANAVSLLVQ; from the coding sequence TTTCTGGATGCTTCCAGATGATACCGGCTCTGCCTCAAGAAAAGGTCTATGCCCTGGTGGCAACCGGGGAAGGTCTGGAAGTGTTCGACGTCACAGCTACCCCCGTTAGTATTTCTTTTGTTTCTCTCGCAAACAGCGCTCTCGATGTTGAAGTTTCGGGACAGTATGCGTTCCTCGCAGATGGTCAGAGCGGAATCCACGTTCTCGATGTGAGCGATCCCGAAAATCCCGTTCAGTTGAATCAGCTGAACACCCACTACGCCTACGGGGTAGACCTATCCGGTGATTATCTCTACGTGGCGGACTGGACGAACGGTCTTCTGGTTTACAACGTAACCGATCCTTCTTCCCCTGTGCTGGTTGCAAGACTCGAAGAAGCGGACTGGGCGGAAAAGGTACACATTTCAGGAAACCGCGCTTACGTGGCCTGTTACAATGAAGGTTTGAAGGTGGTGGACGTTTCAAATCCGGCAAATCCTGTATTTCTCGAAAGAGTGAATTTTGGAACGGTGAGAAGTGTCTTCGTGTCAGATGAGAGGATCTACGCCGTTGTCTACGGTGAAGGGGTATCGATCATCGATGCGAACGATCTCTCTCAAATTCTGGGGACCTACGAATCGCAGACACCCTACGATGTGATCGTTTCAGATAGTGTGCTGTATCTTGCAGACTACGCGTTCGGTGTTCAAACGATTGACGTTTCAGATCCTGGAAACCCGTTCGTTCTCGATCACATACCAACGAGTGGAGGAAAGGCTCAGAGTCTGTGGCTTTATGAAGGATTTCTTTACATTGCAGACTTCAACGGATACCTGACTGTGGTGGATGTGAGTGATCCTTCTCACATGAATGAGGTTTTCAACGTCCTCACTCAGGGTTCGGCGAACGCTGTGTCCTTGCTGGTGCAATGA